The sequence below is a genomic window from Lolium perenne isolate Kyuss_39 chromosome 7, Kyuss_2.0, whole genome shotgun sequence.
tattgttacttgatttccaattgaatAGAGGTTCATATGCTATGTCAAGGTTTACCATACTATGAtctgttttgagatcaagcaattgatcatttagtaaagtgttgttgtgttgattattagttccatttgatctaaccccttagatcatatcatctctacccaaaacaaggttttagcaaagtcactttgaggtttatagcgcttgactttggtagctacttcaattccaccaagatcaagtgaaacttcagttactgtgactgttttactttaaagcacgaaaattccccagattttctatgcatgaatgcaatgcacacatctgtttcctctatttttgtaaccccattacctgggatattacatggaggtactcgattgtagctctcactcccatcggttcccctaggagatgcaatgggagatttgatagtgtttaagttatcaccttccacgggtttggtagatgagggtaggtccgaagcctctcccttatctaacgcacccgtgtcttttacctctacactaggagccttgggaagggccggagccaaaagctcggcaatcatctttttcatgctttccatttgggcttccacggaggacttcaatgaattgaagtcttccacggagaccatcttggcggccccttccgaggactcctcgtccggcatactcttaggcggttaagcccgaaataagagccgaggctctgataccaattgaaaggatcgtatgccgcacctaggggggggggggtgaataggtgctaaccaatttttagttctttttcaatttaggcttgacacaaaaggtaaattctctagatatgcaactaagtgaatttacctatatgacaaggttatcaactaggcaagatatagctacgcaatatataagagatagagtgggatagaggtaaccgagagtggagcacgcgatgacacggagatgattcccgtagttcccttcctttgcaagaagatacgtctacgtttggaggagtgtggttgctacgaaagccaaaccaacagccacgaaggcttcactcagatctccggtgagcaacgccacgaaggcctagcccacttccactaagggatttcctcgaggcggaaaccgggcctttacaaggttcttggggcacacatccacaaccaaattggaggctcccaaatctgttacaacacaacaatcaacaacaatacatcaacacaaatcaactagggaaccaaataggaacactagcatgagatccctcaaacaagagagggggaaatgaagaacgcttcggtgaggatgtagatcggtgtcttctccttcgaatctccaaagatcaagagatttggttgggggaggaaggagatcttgtaaatcttgactttcttgaggtggctctaatggaggtggcttggcagatttcttgtgtaatgattgagcaagcaaccaaggtagaagaaggggggtatttatacctcccctcaaaatcgagccgttgctgcttccggggggccggataatccggcctaagtaagggccggataatccgccccccccggataatccggccatcgGGACAAAAGAGTgacaatatccggccaaatgtccggccctatgccagagaagcttttcttccagtccttagccaaaaacgggggggccggatatttccaaaatatccggcccggataatccggccctggtacaataccgggacattatccgggcaaatgtccggcccccatactgagccgcatttcctcgaagacttagccaaaaccagggggccggatatttcaacaatatccggcccggattatccggcctggccaactttttctgaattcttttgacagacgatcaaatccaacacacatgaataaatatctatgtaatccctgtaccacttaaacaaacattagtgtatcatatatattgacatcaaacacacaaaacataatgtgagagatgttctttcagtggCAACGCATGGGCATTCAACTATTATAAATAAAGAACCAACCAACGGCCAAATTGATACAAGGTGGTGAGAAAACTCTCTTACTGAGCAAGATAAAAAAGGACAAAATAGAGGGGAGCAAACGCCCACACACCAAGTTGAGCAtgtaaactttttttttttgaacaacgaGCAAGTAAACTGAAGCCACCAAATCTAGCACTAGGACACCTGGACTACCAAGCTGGAACGAAACCTCGCTTTCTGAGAAACCATCggacaacgttcaaccaaaccaaCCAAGCCATTGTGAGATATATGAGAACACATGCACACAATATCAGCCATGCTACGAAGTTGATTACTATATATAGGTCTAAATTTATTAggacgtggcaacgcacgggcattcaactagtagttTCTAATACCTTACACATCAGAAGAGGGAGAAATCATGGACATGACACGATGAAGTTTCATGTGAAGCATGTAAATAATGGTACAATCATTTTTACATTAAATTTGGGAGATTATGTTGTCGATAACAACTTGCAGAATGATATGTTTGCGCCTTCAAGTTGAAAGTGGTGCGATGCGTAACGTCTAATGTTGGCGGGTTACGCGGCTACTCCATCCGTCCACAAAAAAAATAGTGCCTCTAGCTTTATTTCATGTCGAACTTCTTATAATTTGATGAATTACTTAGAAAAAATAGCAACATTTATAATATTAAATTAGTATCACTGAAATCGGTCTTATAATGAAGTTCCATAAGGCTGGCCATAATAGGTAGTaatatagtagtatcatgtatTATGCGTATGATACTCTCTCGATAATGCATGGTACGATAGAGTAGCATCATAGCCTCAGTATATTTACTGggttgtagaatctcaatacaaaattGTGTACAAGATCAAAATTTAAACAATGAACTTGGTATAAAGGTTAAATAATTTAACCAATCACTTAAGAAAAATCAACACAATCTATACCACTAAATTGGTATTACTAGATCTTAAAATAAAGTTTCATAATATTCTAATTTAATATGATATATTGCTATACTATTCTATTAAGTTGGTCAACTTAATATAAAAACTCGTGTATCATGGAGTACACTTTTTTGACAATTAATACCATATATATTCACAATAATAAATAGTACGTGGTAGACATACATGAGCCGTCTTCAACTATTACAAAATAATAAAGTCTGAAAGAAACGAGCAAATCTTCGAAGTCTTcaaactctttcttcttccaTGACGTGATATTATACTTTTTCGAAGGCAGCCAAAAATAGGTACTAAATCATAGATTTGTAAATACCGACGAAGATTCTCTCATAATTTGAGCCGTGATATCAAGACTACATGCACGCGTCCAACCATTGAAGTAGTCAATCAACATCGGTAAGAGTACCAACACTAGTATGATAGGAAAAAAATAACCGAACAACTTCGTCGAAGTCGCTGGAGAGCCGAGAGCACGAATCAGCACCATCAAGCAGAACGTAGCAGCCGAGACAAATATTACGAGGATAATCCTCCTGGTGATAACCATGAGAAAAGATAAAAAAAAAACAATCTAGTGAAGTAAAACCCGAAGGACCATATCTAGAGACTTGTAATCTTTCAGCACTATCATTGACGCCGGAAAGAAGATCTCCTCGTCGAACGAAGGGCCAAAGATCATTTATTGTAGACAATGCCATCTCTATTGAGGCGGAGGCAAAAAAGAAGACGACTATCAAAACCATAATCTAATATATAAAAAGGCTATTTTTATTTAGAACTTCACACATAAATCAGATTGCTCACCCCGGCGAgaccggctggaggaggagtaCCGTCTACGGAGGATGCGAAGGTGGGTGGTAGGCATAGGTTTTGTTTGGTTTTTGGCAGAGCTGATAGAAAAGATGGTACTTGTTTAGTGAGACTGACAAAACACACCTGTGTGTCACCGGACCATCGCCGTCGGCCGCGTGGAAGGCCACGTGAACAACATTGTCCTCATATGGAGTGGACAAGGAAACCAGTAGCTGCTGCGAAAAACCTATCCGTAAAACGGATTGATTACGGTAGCGACGTAGCGGCAACTAGTACATTTATCACTCCAAGTAGCGATCACGTTCTTCTAGCGACCAAGCAGGGCCCACCGCGGCAGGGCCAGGCGCGCGCAAACTGCCGAGTTTCATTCCACACACTTCCCATCCTCCTCTGATCCCGCGCCACGCCATTCCACGCTCCTCGGTTCTTGGCCGGCCCGCCCGATCCGATCCCCAGCCCAGCCATGGCGCTCCACCTCGTCCCCGCTCCAAGCATTGCCCTCCTCGCCGCGCCGGGCGGCGCCAGGGCCGGATCAGTGGCCCCGCGGCCGGCTTCTTGGGTtcacgccgcctcctcctcctcttcgagcacgcgtaggaggaggaggaggctgggCGTCGCGCTGGCTATGGCGGGcggggagaaggaggaggaggagcccacGGCCTCTGCGGCGGCGGCTGGGGGCAGGATGAACCTCAACGAGTACATGGTCGCCGTCGACCGCCCGCTCGGCCTCCGCTTCGCGCTTGCCGTCGACGGCCGCGTCTTCGTGCACTCCCTCAAGCGCGGGGTAAAACTGTACCTCAGTTCTGCTGCTCGCTGTGCTTCAGTTCTGCTGCTCACAGTGTTTTTCACAGGGGAATGCGGAGAAGTCACGGATTATAATGGTTGGGGATACGCTCAAGAAGGCAGGCAATGGCCAGAATGAGGGGCTCCTTAACATCAAAGACCTAGGTGACACGGAGTATGGCACTAGTAAAGTTTCTATAGATGAAACAAGAGTATTCCTttgtttgatcttccttttttctttcttcttctgaGTACCATATACAAATCATCATTGTGACAGAAATGTGGTATTTCTTGTTAGCCATGCTATGCTCTATACATATTGCAACCTAGCTACAACTAAAGTGTGTGCTGTGAATTGATATTGTATGGCATCTCAAAATCATGTAATATATGATATAAAGAGGCGCAGGTTAACCATAGTATATTTGTAAAATTATCTTCAAATGATGTGCCAAAAAATAGCAATACAGTAGTCTACCCGTACCCAAACCATTCCATCAATACACTGTTGGAACTAGGATGCTACTAGCTAGTGAGAACTCTTGGAAGTTGGAACTTGTAATTATCCACCTTTTCATATGTTCTCTGTAACGTATCCGCAGGTTGGCGCTAAAGGACAAGTCGGGACCATGCAATCTTATCCTTGAAAGGCCATTTGCTCCTTATCCAATACATCAGTTGCATCAGAATGAAGATTATCATATCCTATTTAATAGAGGGAGGGTTTCTCTAGCTGCCTGGAATAGTGCTTTGTTGTCCTCAAAGCTCAGTGCCTCTTCTCCAGGGAATGGGAACTCTGGATTTGCTATATTTTCCCCAAGGCTGCTAAGTTCTCATGGATGGGCGCTTTTATCTAGTGAGAAAGATGGACTCAATAGGAGGAGCACCAACCTTGCAAATCGGATAACTGAGATTGTTGGATTCTACTCTGATGAGGATGATATGGATGCTGAATGGGCACATGGTAGTTTTCCTTTGGAGGAGTACATTAAAGCCCTAGACCGTGCTAAGGGCGAACTCTACTATAATCATTCACTTGGTATGCAATACAGCAAGGTTGGTAGATTCCTCTTCTTACTTTTCTATATATACATGGTAGATTCCTACATGAAGGTGCTGTCCATATCCTTTCACAACTTATTATATCCATTTGAATATCTGATGTATTCTTCTAACAGATTACTGAACAAATATTTGTTGGATCATGCATACAAACAGAAAAGGATGTGAAGATGTTGTCAGAAACTGTGGTAGGTTTCTTAGATATTACAATGAGCAGAAACCTTATTTATTCAGTTTGTAGGACTTTTACACTTCAGTTAAGTTTTCTGATATTTCAAAAGGCTTCAGGGTATTACTGCTGTCCTGAATTTCCAAAGTGAAAGTGAGCGCACTAATTGGGGAATCAATTCCGAGGCGATCAACAATTCTTGTCGTCAGAATAACATCTTGATGATTAACTATCCTATACGGTAGGGTTCCTTTTCTTCTCACCAGAATGAAAAACCTAGAGTGCCTTAGTAGAAATATTGGAAGTGCTTTAATCTGTTATCATTTGTCTCAGTGATTGCGTTAGCCTTTTTTGTTTGTAAAAATAGATTTATTTATTCTTTGGGGTGTAGCCACAGTAAAGTAGGGCTTGACTGCCAAAGTGGACCATGGAGTTTATTGTGGAGTTTAATTATACAGTAATATAGATACTGGCTGGTATAGCACAAGATGTTCGATGAGTACTCTTGTTATTTTCTGTTTAAGAAATGCACGTCACCGATGTATGCTCGCTACTTTCAGTGCAATCTGATTTTCGTTCAACTTAATACACCCtttcttttctttatttttttcagaGAGGTTGATTCCATGGACCTGAGAAAGAAGCTTCCTTTTTGTGTTGGTCTTCTTTTGCGCCTTATAAGGAAGAACTACCGTATATATGTGACTTGTACCACTGGATATGATAGATCACCAGCATGTGTGATTGCATATCTACATTGGGTTCAAGATACACCGCTTCACATTGCTTACAAGTTTATCACTGGGTTGCACTCGTGTAGACCTGACAGGTAGTTCTAGTTGACAAAGTTCTCCTAGTTTTCTGGAAATGAGCCAACAGAAAAATGAGTTAGGTTGTTATCAGAGATGTTGTCGTGGTTGCTGTTTTGGGGGATTGATTTTTCTTTAAATATGCAGAGCTGCAATTGTTTGGGCAACTTGGGATCTCATTGCCTTAGTTGAAAATGGAAAACATGATGGTACTCCTACACATTCAGTGTGCTTTGTTTGGAACAGCGGTCGGGAGGTAAGTTTGGTTTATAGCAGAATGTATCACTGAGCCTTTTCGGTGTAAAAATCATTGTAGTTATGTTGATCTTCATAATCGCTAACCTGACGGAGTTGAATGTCACACATTTTCTCCAGGGCGAGGATGTGGAATTGGTGGGAGACTTTACAAGTAACTGGAAAGACAAATTGAAGTGTAACCACCAGGGCGGGTCCAGATATGAAGCTGAAGTTCGACTTCGACATGGAAAGTAAGTTGTCAATTCTTTTATTCTGAAAAATGTCAGGGACAAGATTCATGTGTGCCTTGGGAGTTCATTGTTGGATGACAATAATACGTATTTACATCTTTCTAATCATTCCAACAACTGATCAATTTTCTTCTGATGCTTATCGAGTTATCTGCAACTTATCCCGTACTGGTTCAGGTACTATTACAAGTTCATAGTTGGGGGTAACTGGAGGCACTCTACTTCATTGCCATCAGAGACAGATGAACATGGAAACGTCAACAACGTGATCAGAGTTGGTGATATCGCCCGGATTCGTCCGGCTCCTAGCCAATTGCAGATAAGGGTAAGCAAGCCCACTGACTCCAGTGGATTCAATCAATTTTATAGCTATGTCCAAGTGTCCAACTACCTATATGTATGCTAAGTAGGCAGATATTCTTATAGATCCACTTGCTGTTATCTGCTTTTGAAGCAAGTATAGCCAACTACAATATGATAAAATGTCTTATCATGGCAGGATCCATCTGTTGTCAAGGTCATAGAGAGGGCACTGACTGAGGACGAGAGGTTTTCACTGGCATTTGCAGCACGCCGCATGGCATTTGCAATCTGCCCAATCAGATTGTCTCCCAAGCAGTAAATATGTCACTAAATCCCAACCGAATTCCCGATGGAGAATTGGAAATTCTGTAGTTAGCTACATAGAACACAGAGCAATCTCCCTGTATTGTATGTTTCTTCGAATCAAACTGCACACCTATCAGTGGTTCGGCGCAATGTATACCCTCTATGAGAAATGAACTTTACTGTAGCCTATTTGATACACTCCATACGCTCACAGTGGCTCTCACATGTTCAAGGAGCAGTTCCTGCCATTTACAGGTCTCATGGAATCGGTGAAATAACTACTTTGCCAGTGGCTCTCCCAGTCTCAAGATAAGAAAATGCCTCCACAACCTGGGAGAATGGGAACGGCCCCTTTGGGTCAACGATTGGCTTCACCTTCCCGGACTCGAGGTAAGGGTTGAGCTTCGTCAAGACAGAGCCATCAGAGGTCACCACGAAGCGGAACCCTGGCGGAGCGACCGCGCCGGTGAGGACAACTACACTGCCTCCTTCCTTCACCACCTTGACGGCCTTGTCACCCTGACCTGAAACGCAAAATTGTGCAGCATTATGGTAAACTGATGAGTACTAGGAGTGTTTTGTCAGTCTTTCAGTGGCGAACTTACCGACTGCGTCGAACACAACATCATACTTCTCGGGCAATTCTTCGAAGTTTTCCTTGGTGTAGTCGATGGCCACATCGGCTCCTAGGCTTTTCAGAAGCTCGAGCTTTGGGGTGCTAGCTGTAGCCGCCACCTTGGATGCGCCAAAAACTTGTTTTGCCAGCTTCATTGCGCATCATCAGGAGCAAAACCAGTGTCAAAATTTGATGCCTGCAAACACATCTTCGGACTGAACTGAAGCAGGAGCAATGTCAATGTCTGACCTGGATGACAAGGGACCCTACTCCACCGGCGCCACCCAGCACGAGGATGGACTTCCCGGCCGAGAAGCCAGCCCTCTCGAGGCCTTCATGGGCGGTCTCGATGGCGAGCGGCAGACCTGCTGCCTGTGCAAAGTCGATGTTCTTGGGCTTGACAGCAACCAGCTTCTCCTCGACGGCGGTGTACTCTGCCAATGAACCGTACTGCTTGGGGCCCTCCAGGACCTTCTCGCTGATGTGGCCGTACACCTCGTCGCCTTCCTTGAGGTTCTTCACCTGGCTGCCGACCTTGACGACGACGCCGGCCATGTCGTACCCTGGCACAGTCTACAGATCAACGACTCGACTGATCAGGTGAGGTGTTAGCTAGGAAATGCTGAAGGAAGTGAAATTACGGAATTGCAAGCAACGCCAGAGCTCACCGGGAGTGGGGAGTCGGTGGCCTTGAACTTGCCCATACGCCGCTTGGAGTCCACGGGGTTGAGCGCCGCCGCCGCTACCCTGACCAGCACCTGGTCCTCGCCCACCGGTGGCACCGACACGGCCTCGTCGAGCTTGAGCACGCCGGCGTCTCCGTACTCGTCGTAGGCCCACGCCTTCATCTTCTCGGGCACCTCCGTCGCCGCCGCGGCCaccgccggggacgacgacgcCGGTGTCACCACGCACCGGGCCGACCCATCGCCCTGCACGGATCTTCTTGCGGTGGCAGCACTCGTCCTAGCTCCCGTAACCGAGGAGAGGAGGAGCCGAGATTGCGTCGTTGGACGTGGGAAGAGCGATCGGGGGCACGGATTCGTAAGGATCGAGGAAGAGAGGAAAGCTTGCATCTTCGCAATCTTTTCTATGTTTCCTCTGGTTTCGTGTTCCTCGTTTGTGTCTGTGCTCCTGCGATTGCTGAGCTTAGTTATCCGTTGTGGCAGCTGGGAGTGGCGGGGAATGGCTCTGGGAGATAAAAGGCGGGGACTTGGTGCAGACTGCAGACGGATCTTGTTGAGATCCGTGCTCGTGATCCAAGAATGGGTTTGGAGAACGTTCCGCTGGTTGTCTTCTTCCTTGGGATCTTGTGGTGACGTATGTACCAGAGATGATTCCAGGAGGCCGTTTGGAAGCGGCCGGTTTCTTGGCCAAACTTGCTTGGTTACATAGGAGGGCGTTTTACAACCCCTTTCTCTAAACTTAGAGCAAACTTAGTCAAACTCAAACACAAGGACGGTTGAGATCGCTCAATAGCCTTTGTTATTAATATTACACAGGTGTACGCAGCCCTATACAAAACTTATATGATCTAACTAAATTGTACAAATATGTAGCATACATATAGGTAGGAGTATGTATGTACGACGGCTCATTGGTGGCGAGTCCTCCGAGCAGGGACAATCGTGGCTGGCTGGCGAGAGGGACGGTAAGACGGTGTTGGCTAGCCAGAAGGCACTGCAAGACGACATTGGCTGACACGAGCCTCACGCAATTCCTCACATGTGTGTGCCGGCATGGTTGGAGGTCATGAGGAGGCGCAATGAGAGGCATGGTTGGAGGTCACGAGGAGGCGCAATGAGAGGCCGCACGGCCGGACAATCCAATCGTGTTGGGAGTGTATTGTGGTTCCCGCGTCGGACTGTCTTATGGCATCCACGCCGGACTGTCTTTCATCGACCAAACTGTCTTGCGGTGCCATGCCGAACTGTCTTGTGATGACCGGGCCGGGCTGTTTTGTGACGGCCAGACTATCTTACGATTCTTTGCTGGACTGTCTTGATGCGGGGTTGTACCACTCGTGTGGAGTAAAGGCTGAAAAGTATGTATGCCTATAAGTGGGCGTACCGGATTTTGGATATGGGTTTGAACATAAGCTTGGTTGAGTTTGGAGGAGGGGCACTGGAGCAAGCCCCATATAGTAGAACGTCGTGTTTTCTCTTTCATAATTATCGGCCACCATTTTCCCACTTCATAACACAAGGAGCATTATTGGACGAGGTTAATGTCAAACATCCCGCTAGAGTTAGTATTCATGTTTCACTTTATTAATGCGCACGTATGTCTATTTCTGGTTATGTGGTGTGGTGTCGAAGATTATTTAATAACCTATTTAGTTAGTAAAAAATATATTCTTTTTTAGAATATATAGTTCTAGTAGGTGTATCACATAACATAGATGAGGTGCCAAGCAACAAGTTTGCAACACCGATAAGAGTTcaacttttttcgataaaggacacTTTATTACTCGAAATATCAAGCATTACACCCAACCTCTGCATAGTTAAGATGCACACAACTGTTTATGAATCCAGTATCCAAACATAAACGAGTACGTAAAGGATAAAAGGAAAAAAAGCCAACTAGTCGACAACTCCATTGACTTTATCATACGGTTATGCAACCACCCCATGTTGGGTAATAAAGTCCTTGGCCGTAttctccaatcgtgtagacacctccgtaaataggtctcggtcctCGAAACGTTGAAGTTGTGACCATGAACGGAGAATAGTTGTACATATGTAGATAACCTACATAATAGaagaatttttgtcattaaaaactTTGTCGTTTCTACACAGTCAAAGCGACCATACAACTGCAATCGTTCCCACTCGGATAATCGTTTTATACCTTGAATCCACCCCATTTAACCAATTGAAAAATATATTGGTAGTACTACGTGGTGGGTACCGGGTAGAAcatatctgaatgattgaccatatagatataGCAACCCGACAGTTGAAAAAAAGGTGTTTTATTGCCTCTTCTTCGTGACATAACACACATTGCAACCCTGCCAGTTGCGTTTTGCAAGGTTATATTTAGTAAGAATCACACCTCGACGGAGATACCATGCGAAGAACTtagtttttaatggtatcttcatcttccagatggACTTATTATTTAAAATCGGTTGGGTAGGAATGCAAAGGGCTTTGTACATTGAGGCTATCGAGAATACACCATTCTTGGTAAGACTCTAACGGAATTCATCGGTCCCCATAGATAACTGTATTGAATCTAACCGCTGAAGCAGTTCGTTCCAAGAGTATAGGCGGGGACCAATAAGATCATGTCTGAACGTTACCGAGGGTGGAGAAGATTCCATCACCTTCTGCAAGGTGTTCCTTTTATAACGAACAATATTGTACAAGGTTGGATACTGTTCGCGGAGAGTAGTTGTTCTCAACCATTGATCCTCCCAAAAACGTATCTCCGCCCCATTCCTAATGGAGAAGGAGCCAAACGGAAAAAATATTTCTTTTGGTATGAACAATTTTGCCATGATgccagcccagaagtgtgaatcccccAGTTTTCAAATAACCTGGGATATCGTCTTTGAGCCTACATAATTTTTCCGTAGCGGTTGTTGCCATACACCGTCCTCCGTTAATAACCTGGCCAGCCATTTTCCTAGCAAGGCCTTGTTTTTAACTTCTAGATCGTGAAAACAtgtccaccttgatcttttgaacGGCATACAACACTCCATTTTGTCAACCGATATTTTTTCTTTTCACTATCCTCTTGCCAAAAGATTCTTGATCTGAAGTAATCCAATCGGTGCAAGACTCCTTTGGGCAActggaagaaagagatcatattcagTACCATATTTGTAAGTACTAAATTTATGAGGACTAATCTTTCCCCAAGGGATATGAGCTTTCCTTTCTAACTAGTAAGGTGTTTCTGAAGTCGTTCTTCGACGATTTTCCATTCAGCCAGAGTTAGTCTCCGATGATGAATCAGAATACCAAGATAGCTAatctttctattcttaataggtgaTCCCATTTTTCCGCACATGCAAGGTATCCACCTCATCATATATCTACAAGCAATCCTAGACTGCCACCTCAGCAGTCTTGCCACTTGGTGAATGACACCTCAGCCCACCCCAGCCTGCCCGATTGATCTCCTCTTAAAGCTAGCTCATGCAGTTCTTAAATTTTGCTTAACATCTGTTTGCCTCCCTCCGTTGTTTCTCCTTACGTTACTTTACTGCGACACAAAACCCAGGTACTGAACGTGGCTATCAATTTTCAGCGGGATTCACAGTCTGTGCACTTTGCCTCAAAGACAAGGAATTAAAGCACAAGAAACGGTAGAAAGTAATCACGCAGAAGAAACTAATGGTGGTAGCCAAGCAGTCAGCCTCACCATTTTTAAACAGCTTACTGCTGACAAGACTCCATGTCTCCATACAATCCCAAAAACCTCAGCAGGGCGCCATGGTTTGGATCTACGTTCATGAGCGGGCCTCCAACACGATGCCCGACGAGATATTCCCTGCCTTTTTAatcttcgcatgcatcttctactgCCCTTTCCTGTTACGATTTTCTATGTTTCTGCACATCGATTGATGATTGTTTCTtcatattcttcttcttcttcttcagataAGTCATGGTGGACAACTATTGGTACTACATCGTTACTGGATCCCTTCCGCTTGCAATGTCCTACAAGCATCGACAAAATTGGGTATGTTTGCTCCAGCTTATATTACCTAAATCACGATGTAATTCGATTTGAAAAACTGACACAACTTATATTAACAAATTTGTTAGAGTTGCGATGGCGCTGGAAGCGATACGAACATCCACCGGCAGAAGAGCCACCATGTGCACCACAGTTCGAGCGCATGTCCCATCGATTATTTTGGAAAAGCTGACATGTTTATGTGTTGGTGTGATTTCTTTTAAGATAAAATAGAACATCTCATAAGATCGATTTTTTTACATCACCTTATTTGCTGTTATGGATGGTATATGTTGGACCATTCGATCCTACTTATGTAATTCGTGCTTTACATTTTT
It includes:
- the LOC127300883 gene encoding phosphoglucan phosphatase LSF1, chloroplastic gives rise to the protein MALHLVPAPSIALLAAPGGARAGSVAPRPASWVHAASSSSSSTRRRRRRLGVALAMAGGEKEEEEPTASAAAAGGRMNLNEYMVAVDRPLGLRFALAVDGRVFVHSLKRGGNAEKSRIIMVGDTLKKAGNGQNEGLLNIKDLGDTELALKDKSGPCNLILERPFAPYPIHQLHQNEDYHILFNRGRVSLAAWNSALLSSKLSASSPGNGNSGFAIFSPRLLSSHGWALLSSEKDGLNRRSTNLANRITEIVGFYSDEDDMDAEWAHGSFPLEEYIKALDRAKGELYYNHSLGMQYSKITEQIFVGSCIQTEKDVKMLSETVGITAVLNFQSESERTNWGINSEAINNSCRQNNILMINYPIREVDSMDLRKKLPFCVGLLLRLIRKNYRIYVTCTTGYDRSPACVIAYLHWVQDTPLHIAYKFITGLHSCRPDRAAIVWATWDLIALVENGKHDGTPTHSVCFVWNSGREGEDVELVGDFTSNWKDKLKCNHQGGSRYEAEVRLRHGKYYYKFIVGGNWRHSTSLPSETDEHGNVNNVIRVGDIARIRPAPSQLQIRDPSVVKVIERALTEDERFSLAFAARRMAFAICPIRLSPKQ
- the LOC127300884 gene encoding 2-methylene-furan-3-one reductase, with product MQAFLSSSILTNPCPRSLFPRPTTQSRLLLSSVTGARTSAATARRSVQGDGSARCVVTPASSSPAVAAAATEVPEKMKAWAYDEYGDAGVLKLDEAVSVPPVGEDQVLVRVAAAALNPVDSKRRMGKFKATDSPLPTVPGYDMAGVVVKVGSQVKNLKEGDEVYGHISEKVLEGPKQYGSLAEYTAVEEKLVAVKPKNIDFAQAAGLPLAIETAHEGLERAGFSAGKSILVLGGAGGVGSLVIQLAKQVFGASKVAATASTPKLELLKSLGADVAIDYTKENFEELPEKYDVVFDAVGQGDKAVKVVKEGGSVVVLTGAVAPPGFRFVVTSDGSVLTKLNPYLESGKVKPIVDPKGPFPFSQVVEAFSYLETGRATGKVVISPIP